Proteins from one Tetrapisispora phaffii CBS 4417 chromosome 8, complete genome genomic window:
- the TPHA0H03120 gene encoding glutathione peroxidase, with protein MSFYELSAVDINGEKFSFETLKGKVVLIVNMSSQSGLDPQCKELNNLYRRFKESNFVIIGFISDQLINESIMNQPSSPSNVIDEVTSNLMSPSCNVEFLIMDNIDVNGPNTDPVFKFLKERKKDSAGFQGIKWNFAKFLIDSNGNVVKRFHHIFHLRQCTKMSKHYYKVKFTNAAFIQASYIYQLLFIIKTFRLLEN; from the coding sequence aTGTCTTTTTATGAGTTAAGTGCCGTGGACATTAATGGTGAGAAATTCTCTTTCGAAACTTTGAAGGGGAAAGTAGTTTTAATAGTCAATATGTCTTCACAGAGTGGACTAGATCCTCAATGTAAAGAATTGAACAATTTATACAGGCGATTTAAAGAGTCtaattttgtaataattgGTTTTATTTCAGATCAACTAATAAATGAAAGTATAATGAATCAACCTTCTTCGCCTTCTAATGTTATCGATGAAGTAACTTCGAATTTAATGTCGCCCTCATGTAatgttgaatttttaataatggaTAATATCGATGTCAATGGTCCTAATACTGATCCTGTATTCAAGTTtttgaaagaaagaaaaaaagacTCTGCTGGGTTTCAGGGTATAAAATGGAATTTTGCAAAGTTCCtaattgattcaaatgGAAATGTTGTTAAAAGGTTTCATCATATATTTCACCTTCGGCAATGTACAAAGATGTCGAAGCATTATTATAAAGTTAAGTTTACCAATGCAGCTTTCATTCAAGCATCATACATTTATCAATTActttttatcattaaaacaTTTCGATTATTGGAAAATTAA